A portion of the Thermofilaceae archaeon genome contains these proteins:
- a CDS encoding DMT family transporter, which yields MPSQRTVGLLALVTLTVIWGTTFPAIKIVVGTVGFLYYVTLRFALASLLLAPVALARRSLLSAYLLPGLQLGVLYFLGITLQGWGMEYTRASNAAFVTGLSVVFVYAFEAFLGKAKPSRRLAMAVALALLGLYLMSFSGGAFEVMLGDAIVLAGSVCWALQIMAVDRVARGDLFSLLFLECSFTALAAALIAPLSGLPSGSALGAALPPLAYLATVCTVGANALQLYGQRWVGSVEAAFIYLLEPVFAAVFSYFALGETLTPLQVLGAGAIVSAMALSTMRSGRGN from the coding sequence ATGCCTTCTCAACGTACCGTCGGCTTGCTAGCGCTTGTGACGCTGACTGTGATCTGGGGGACCACCTTTCCAGCCATCAAGATCGTTGTGGGTACGGTCGGCTTCCTCTACTACGTCACGCTCCGCTTCGCTCTCGCGTCACTCCTTCTGGCACCGGTCGCTCTCGCTAGGAGGAGCTTGCTGTCCGCCTACCTGCTCCCCGGCCTCCAGCTGGGCGTCCTCTACTTCCTCGGAATAACCCTGCAGGGTTGGGGGATGGAGTACACTCGGGCTTCGAACGCGGCCTTCGTGACGGGCTTGAGCGTCGTCTTCGTTTACGCCTTCGAGGCGTTCCTCGGCAAGGCGAAACCCTCGCGTCGCCTCGCTATGGCCGTGGCGCTCGCGCTACTCGGCCTCTACTTGATGTCGTTCAGCGGGGGGGCCTTCGAGGTGATGCTGGGGGACGCGATCGTCCTGGCGGGCTCGGTGTGCTGGGCGCTTCAGATAATGGCGGTAGACCGTGTGGCTAGGGGGGACCTGTTCTCTCTCCTCTTCCTCGAGTGCTCCTTCACTGCTCTGGCGGCGGCCTTGATCGCACCCCTATCCGGTCTCCCCAGCGGCTCGGCGCTGGGGGCTGCTTTACCTCCACTAGCCTACCTAGCGACTGTGTGCACCGTGGGCGCGAACGCGCTCCAACTGTACGGGCAGCGCTGGGTGGGAAGTGTCGAGGCTGCTTTCATCTACTTGCTCGAGCCTGTCTTCGCCGCCGTCTTCTCCTACTTCGCGCTCGGGGAAACCCTCACCCCGCTCCAGGTTCTCGGTGCGGGAGCGATCGTATCGGCAATGGCGCTCAGCACGATGAGGAGCGGCAGGGGAAACTGA